A window of Castanea sativa cultivar Marrone di Chiusa Pesio chromosome 1, ASM4071231v1 contains these coding sequences:
- the LOC142644538 gene encoding protein SIEVE ELEMENT OCCLUSION B-like codes for MDTKSVTGPLQNPNVTTPAQQPSQASNVLLQPTPLLQPGQQLGPLQPTSNLGSVQQTSNPAGTYLQPNPQTNYGAVQQTNPQTNYGAVQQPNPQTKQVSFQPSNQQTSLVPYQQPDPQTNLGAWQQPNPQTNLGAWQQPTPQTNIGATWHQPNPLGSLQPSSLLSKLAPNAMHQLIKGDRSMPTMSDDNVLVSHILGSHIPDGRDVDVKPLLRLVEEIFSRATLTPDTLFATGARTYPDQGFDDKTDHTSFLAMLDALSYTIDRIACELQYKALGGTDAHQTTVAIFNMVSHYGWDAKLVLALAAFGLNYGEFWLLAQIYSTNQLARAMAILKQVPGIIEHAVPLKPRFDALNNLIRTVLEVTWCVIEFRDLPPIYITTDVPALASAMTHIPTAVYWTIRSIVACASQISSFTSMGYEFALSTSEAWEISTLTHKLKTILEHLKKKMEECARYIEERRDIESYKMLVELFKMIHIDNMRVLKALICPRDDVLALVDGTTKKRVNLDVLRRKNVLLLISSLDITQDELSVLEQSYNESRDHVMRLQSPFEIVWIPIVDQLTDARQKHFEELQAPMTWYSVYHPSIISKASIKFIKEEWHFRNKPILVVLDHQGRVVSPNAIHMMWIWGSHAFPFTTLREEALWREEAWRLELLVDGIDANILSWIKEGKYIFLYGGDDMEWIRKFTREAKAVAAAARIPLEMVYVGKATKRQQVKRVIANIVQEKLSTCWQDPATIWFFWTRLESMLLSKIQLGKDEEHDLVMQQIKRVLSFDREGTWAVLSRGSSVLVNEHGNILWPALFEYEQWKEKVALQGFDIAFQNYVASLRGNSHPCCRFEFSNYAGKIPENMKCPECHHNMEKYTTFLCCHDEGIVPSLLALSTTNT; via the exons ATGGATACCAAGTCAGTAACTGGTCCACTGCAGAACCCAAATGTCACCACTCCTGCCCAGCAACCAAGCCAAGCTAGCAATGTGCTATTACAACCTACTCCATTGTTGCAACCAGGCCAACAATTGGGTCCTTTGCAGCCAACCTCCAACTTGGGTTCTGTGCAGCAAACCAGCAACCCAGCTGGTACCTACCTGCAACCCAACCCACAAACCAATTATGGTGCAGTGCAGCAAACCAACCCGCAAACCAATTACGGTGCAGTGCAGcaaccaaacccacaaaccaaACAAGTTTCATTTCAGCCATCCAACCAACAAACCAGCCTTGTTCCTTATCAGCAACCAGACCCACAAACCAACCTTGGTGCTTGGCAGCAACCCAACCCACAAACCAATCTTGGGGCTTGGCAACAACCCACCCCACAAACCAACATCGGCGCCACATGGCACCAACCCAACCCACTGGGTTCTTTGCAGCCATCCAGCCTGCTCAGCAAGCTGGCACCTAATGCTATGCACCAactgatcaaaggtgaccgaagcATGCCTACAATGTCTGATGACAATGTGCTGGTCAGTCATATTCTGGGATCCCATATACCAGATGGACGAGACGTTGATGTCAAACCCCTTCTTCGTCTTGTTGAAGAAATTTTTAGTCGTGCCACACTCACTCCAGACACCCTCTTCGCAACG GGTGCCCGCACATACCCTGATCAAGGCTTTGATGACAAGACCGACCATACCAGTTTTCTTGCTATGCTGGATGCTTTGTCATATACCATTGACCGAATTGCCTGCGAG CTTCAATACAAGGCTTTGGGTGGCACAGATGCACACCAAACCACCGTGGCAATATTTAATATGGTATCACACTATGGATGGGACGCTAAGTTGGTGTTGGCCCTAGCGGCATTTGGATTGAACTATGGAGAATTCTGGCTTCTTGCACAGATTTACTCGACAAACCAACTTGCCAGGGCAATGGCAATCCTGAAACAAGTGCCTGGCATCATTGAGCACGCAGTCCCACTGAAACCCAGGTTCGATGCACTTAATAATCTAATCAGGACCGTATTAGAAGTGACTTGGTGTGTCATTGAGTTTCGAGATCTACCACCCATTTATATCACAACGGACGTACCAGCATTAGCCTCAGCCATGACCCATATTCCAACTGCTGTGTATTGGACTATCAGGAGTATTGTGGCCTGTGCATCTCAGATTTCTAGCTTCACTAGCATGGGTTACGA GTTTGCGTTATCCACCTCAGAAGCATGGGAGATATCCACCCTGACTCACAAGCTCAAAACCATACTTGAACATCTTAAGAAGAAGATGGAAGAATGCGCTCGATACATTG AGGAGAGAAGGGATATTGAATCTTATAAAATGCTTGTCGAACTCTTCAAAATGATCCACATTGACAACATGAGAGTTCTTAAGGCCCTGATTTGCCCTAGGGATGATGTGCTCGCACTTGTTGATGGTACCACCAAGAAAAGG GTTAATCTTGATGTTCTTAGGAGGAAGAATGTGTTATTGCTCATTTCAAGTCTTGATATCACCCAAGATGAGCTGTCGGTTCTTGAACAGAGCTATAACGAGTCTAGGGACCACGTAATGAGGCTTCAGAGTCCGTTTGAGATTGTGTGGATCCCCATTGTGGACCAGCTAACTGATGCTAGACAAAAACATTTTGAGGAATTACAGGCTCCAATGACGTGGTACTCAGTGTACCACCCTTCTATAATATCGAAGGCATCAATCAAGTTCATCAAGGAGGAGTGGCACTTCAGGAACAAGCCTATCCTTGTAGTCCTAGACCATCAAGGGAGAGTGGTGTCCCCCAATGCAATTCACATGATGTGGATTTGGGGAAGCCATGCTTTCCCTTTCACTACCTTAAGAGAAGAAGCTCTTTGGAGAGAAGAGGCTTGGAGGCTTGAGCTGCTGGTGGATGGCATTGATGCAAACATATTGAGCTGG ATTAAAGAAGGAAAATACATTTTCTTGTATGGAGGCGATGACATGGAGTGGATTCGGAAATTTACAAGGGAAGCAAAAGCAGTTGCAGCGGCTGCACGCATACCCTTAGAGATGGTGTATGTAGGAAAAGCCACAAAAAGGCAGCAGGTGAAGCGAGTGATAGCGAACATTGTTCAAGAAAAACTCAGTACCTGCTGGCAGGACCCAGCCACAATTTGGTTCTTTTGGACCAGGCTTGAGAGCATGCTGCTCTCAAAGATTCAGCTAGGCAAGGATGAGGAACACGACCTTGTGATGCAACAAATCAAGAGGGTGCTTAGCTTTGACAGAGAGGGTACCTGGGCTGTGCTTAGCAGAGGGTCTAGTGTGTTGGTTAATGAGCATGGAAACATTCTCTGGCCTGCCTTGTTTGAGTATGAACAATGGAAAGAAAAGGTGGCACTGCAGGGTTTTGACATTGCTTTTCAAAACTATGTTGCTTCGCTTCGTGGTAATTCTCACCCTTGTTGCCGCTTTGAGTTCTCAAACTATGCTGGAAAAATCCCAGAAAACATGAAGTGTCCTGAGTGTCACCACAACATGGAGAAATACACCACTTTCCTCTGCTGCCACGATGAAGGCATTGTTCCAAGCTTGCTTGCACTATCTACTACTAATACTTAA